The sequence TTGACTGAAAAAATAACATTCTTGAGAACTGCTACTAAACAACTTAGTACTCTAAGTCAATTAAAAGAAAATTTACCATCGATGACTACTATTGAGGAAAATTGAAGAATTTAATTGAAAGATTTAGCTCAATCAATGCTCTCAAAATTAATTTAGAGCAAGAAATAGAAAATACTGAATCATCTATTCAAGAATATTCAAACATGTTGGGGGAAAAAATTCGTCTAAATGAAGAATCATCTGTAGATGATCCTGATTTTCTTGCACTAAAAGAAAAACTAACTGGAGAAATAACACCCCAAAAGAAATCAGATGATAAGAAATCAGATGATAAGAAATCAGATGATAAGAAATCAGATGATAAGAAATCAGATGATAAGAAATCAGATGATAAGAAATCAGATGATAAGAAATCTAAAGAAAAAACAGTAAAAGAAAAAAAGAAAAAAGGAAAAAAAGGTATTAGCGATAAATGGTATAATCTAAATGAAATTCTAGTTTACAATGGATTGGGCATAAAAGGTGAATTAGAACTATATTTCAAAGCAGTTGATGAACTAAAAGCAAAACTTGAAAATCTACAACGTTGTTTATCAACATTAAACAATGTAATTGAAAAAGGACTCAAAAAAGATATGGGATGTATTGCATTTCAAGGTTCTGAAGGTACAATTGAAATTGCATTCCTAAAATCATCTGTAATTAGAGAAAATTTCAGCTTAAAATCGATCTATTCAGGAAAAGCAATATCTGTTGAAAATTCAATAAAAATAGGAGTTTAGTGACTATTTATGCCTAAATTATCTTATAATAGATGTCAAATAATTGACAAATACGATCAATTCGATCTAACAAAATTAGCTATACATCAATTTAGACTAGTGTTTTCTAACAGAGGATCCTGAAAAAACATGGCAAAAGAAACAACACAGACATCAATATTTGATTCATCACCTGACTCACAAATGTATGAGTACAAGTTATCTGTTGAAAAGGTTCAAACAGAACTATTACAATATGGTCTAACATCAAATCAAAGCAAGGTATTCATTTATCTTGGAAAATATGGTTCAAAAACTGCTCCTGAAGTATGCAAAGCACTCAAACTTCCTAGAACTGAAACATATCATTTGCTATCTGCATTACAGAATAAAGGAGTTGTTTCAGCAACATTTCAACACCCAATTCAATTTACTGCTTTACCTTTAGACAAAGCAATATGGATTTTAGTAAACTCTGAAAAAGAAAGAGTCAAATCATTAGAGCAGATGGAAAAAGGATTATCTGAATTATGGGAAAACATCCCGGCATTTGATTCAATTCATGATGAAGTTGAAGAGAAATTTCAAATGTTACAAGGATCAAACCAAATTCATTCTAAAATTACAGAAATGACTGATAGCTATAATGATGAATTTTTAATTTTAGGTTCTGAGAAAGATTATCTCAAACTGTATCACGGTGATTTTCTAGAATCATTTGTAAAATCAAAACAACAATTTAGATTACTCAGTGCGTGTTCTGAAAAAACCGCATACATCTTTGATGATTTAGAACGAAAGAATATCAAAAAACTTAGTAAAGATATTGAAAACCACCTATGTTTCATATTGAAAGATAATGGTGAGATGTTATTCTTTACAAAGAATGCAAATTCTACTGAAGAATTATTTGCAATGTGGACAAATTCAAAATCAATGGTATATTCGATGAAATTACTTTTCGAATCCCTTTGGACAAACTCAAAGAATATTCATTTGTAATAATTTCATAAATCATTATTTGTTAGAACAAAACCCGTCTTCCTCTTTATATACAAAATTCACATTTGATTTTGTATAGAGATGGATTCAACATATTCTAAAGTAAAAACAGGAATTCCAGGATTAGATTCAGTAATATCTGGAGGGTTAAAACCTGGAAGATCAGTGACTGTTTCAGGACCACCTGGTAGTGGAAAGACCACATTTGGCTTACAATTCTTGCATTCGGGAGCAAATGACTTTGATGAACCTGGAATCTATGTAACTTTATCTCAAAATATTGAAGAGGTGAAAAATGATTGCAAGTCCTATGGGTGGGACTTTGATAATCTGATATCTCAAGATAAGATATTGATGATTGACGCCAGACCATTCAAAATTCAAGATGAGTTGATTGGTAAAGATGACTCATTATATCGTGGAGAGCAATTACCATTTGAACATTTAACAAAATTGATACTTAGTAGTATCAAACGAGTTGAAGCTAAAAGAGTAGTAATTGATTCAGTTACAATTCTTGCCATGCAATATCCTGATAAATTTTACATGAGACAAGGATTACAAGGAATGGTTCAAGCATTAGAGAACTTTGGAGTTACAAGTTTGATATTATCAGAATATCACGATAATGATGAAATCCCTTTAGAATGGTTTGTAACCTCTGGGATTATTCAACTTAGACATACAAGAATTGAAGACACTATGGAGAGAACAATCCAAGTCACCAAAATGAGAGGGATTAAACATAGTGAACAAATCCACCCAATTGATCTTAATTCGGATGGTCTGCAATTATTGCACCCGAGATTAATGCCGTGATTATTTCTTTTTTCTAATTTGTTGTGCAATTAATGGTAAAAAGGCCCCGACATCAGACACAATTCCTAGAGCTTGCCATGTACCTCTATCCATAAGTTTTGTGACAGTTGGTTGACTGATATCCACAACGATTACTTTGACATTTGCTGGAAGCATGTTTCCTGTAGCAATAGAATGCAACATTGTAGAAATCATAATTACCATACTTGCATCTTTTAGTACTTTTTTGTATTCACGCTGAGCTTCTGCAACATCTGTAATTACATCAGGTAATGGACCATCATCTCTAATTGAACCTGCTAAAACAAATGGAACGTTATTTTTAACACATTCATACATTATTCCTTTGGTTAGTTTTTTACTTTTCACCATATTTGCAATTGAACCTGCTTTGAATACTGCATTGATTGTATCCATGTGATTTCTATGTCCATGATAGGCCAATGTTGCATCATGTACATTCATCCCTAAAGAAGTGCCTAATGTTGCATATTCAATATCATGTACTGCCAATGCATTACCTGCCAAAACACCATCAATGTATCCTAATCTAATTAATTCAGATACCGAATCATCTGCCCCTGTATGCACAATGGCAGGACCTCCAACAATTACAATTTTTCCTCCTTTCTTTTTTGTATTGTAAATGTCATCTGCAACTTGTTTTGCAATGTGCTGGGTTGGTCTTTCACTAGAGCTAGAACTTCCCATAAATTCAAACACATTTACCCCTTCTCTTGGACGTTCTGGGGGTGTAATTTTGATGCCTTTCTCTCCTACAATTATCTGATCATCTTTTTTTACATCTCGAACTGGGACGCAAAATGCTCTATTATTTTTTACAACTATGCATTTGTCCATCATCATGTTTTCTACTGGAATCCACTTTCCTTTATGAAAAACTTGAGTGTGGTTATTTGTTGTACTGTAAAAATTATCTGGCATGACATATTTTTTTGGGGATTTTTTCAAAGTGATTTGTTGTTGAATTTTGGATACTGCTCCTAATCTATACACTGTCTCTAAAATTTCATCGAGATGTTTTTGATTTTTTCCTGTAATTAATAATCGTGCAAATGATTGATCTTTTTTCTTTTTTCCAATTTCAATTTCCTGCACTTGAAATTCTCCCTTCAAATCCATAATTTTATCAAAGATCTTAGTCAAAATTGAAGAATCAATCAGATGGCCTCCAACTTCAATTTCTTGAGAAAATTTGCTCATTTTATACATCTAAACTATATCATAACTAAAGCTTACGTTTTTTTTCTGAGCCTAAACAGGTAAGATTACTTTACCCTCAAACTTTGGAATATTGTCAGTTTGGAATGCCTTTTCCAATATTTCTTTTTGTTGGTTTGTCACCCCTTGAACAATTGTTTTAGATGAACCCGTTTTATCCACTAGTGCAAGAATATATCCACTATTATCAGTCAAAACAAAACCTGCAGATTCATCAACAAATGCATACAAATTTTCTTCACCGACAGGAGCCCACACCTTTGAATTATTGGCCACAAGTGCCAATGCAGGCATAGCTTTGCCATTTGTCAAAGTGTTAAGATATTCTCTTGCCTCGGCCACTCTTTTTTGACCTAATTTTAAAGCCTGAAAATATTGCATGATTTCAACTGATGTAATTGCTATAACAATTTTACTTCTAAAGATTTGTATAGAATCTCAAAACAATACAAAATATGCCTTTGACAAACAATGTGATAATCAAATTAAATGAAATCACCAGTATTGTTGAGGACAAATCAAAACTTACTGAATCTGAAATTGATGAAATAAAATTAATCTTCAAAGGACTAGTTGAAAAAAATGAGCGATATGACCTTGATGAAATTGAATTTTGGTTTGAAAATGAAGGTAATTGGACTACTCGTGAACCTCGAATTCGAATAGTAAACCTTGCAAATTATGTCCAAGATAAATATCAGCAGACAGCCCATCTTAGAATAATATCTGACGATGATTGTGGTTGTTGAAATTAAGTCTCTAATTGCTCTAATAACCTACCGACAATTTTTGCATTTTCTGTTCTCTCGTTAATTATTTTTTTAATTCGATCATCGTTTTTTGTGCCATTTGAAATTATTTTAAAATACTCTTCATCGAGATCATTATTTGCTTGTAATCTTTTGATTACTTCAAATAATATTCCTATAACTTGTTTTTGAGCATCAATTAATTCATCCTTTTCAGTTTCAGACATACTATTCATTCTCGATGATATTTCTAAATATTTCTTTTAATTTTGGATGTGTGATATCTTTTTTTGCAGATTCAAAAAAGGATTCTAATTTTTCTGTGGAATAACCTTCATTTTGATATGTTTTGGCTTGTAGAGCCATCTCCAATCTATCAAGTTGATGAACTATTTGAGATTCAGGAGAATTATTTTCTTGAAATTCGTTCCAAATAATCTGATATTGTGATTTAATTGATACAGGTAAATTTTCTAAAATTTTTAAAAATGCCTCATTTTCTATTTCATTTTTTTTCACCAAATCTATCTGACCTGGTGTGTAATCTCCTATTTTTGATTCAGCTAAATCATGAAGTAATATCATTTTGATAATTTTTTCAAAATTATAATTTTCTAAATCAGATATAATCATACCCATCATTGCCATAGAGTATGTATGATCTGCTACAGATTCAGGGTGTGGTATCGATAATTTATCAATCCACCCTTGTCGGGGGATTTTTTTCAAATTAATCACAGTTTTTAAAAAATCTAATATCATTATGTGTATTTTATCTAGAGTAATCTCCTAATGAATTTTCATATCATTACATTTCGAATAACATAATAGCAATCTACAAAATAGATAATTATGAAAATATACACCAAAACAGGTGATGATGGAAATACAGGTTTACAAGGAAATTATAGAATAGGTAAATCACATCCCAGAATTATTTCATATGGTACAGTAGATGAGGCAAATGCAGCACTTGGCATAGTTTTGGCAAATCCGCTAGAGGGTGACATACGTAATGTTTTAACTAAAATTCAAAATGACTTATTTTTAGTGGGGGCAGATCTTTCAAATCCCAATCTCAATGATGTAAAAAATAGAGTGTCTCTAGAAATGGTGACAAATTTAGAACAGTATATCGATAAATTTGAATTAGAATTGCCCCCTCTAACAAATTTCATTCTACCTGGAGGAGATCCATCTGCTGCACAATTACATTATGTCAGAACGGTCGTGAGAAGAGCAGAATCCCAAACTGTTCTACTTAGTGAAAAAGATGAAATTAACTCAAATTGTATAAAATACCTTAATCGTTTGTCTGATTTGTTTTTTGTCATGAGTCGTTTAATCAATAAGCGAAAAAACATAGACGATATTCCTTGGAAGATCTAAAAAGACAAACTTTAATTCCTCAACATTATTCATTTTTTCTAAGTGCCGAGGTAGCTCAGCCTGGAAGAGCACTCGGCTGAAGACCGGGCTGTCGCTTGTTCAAATCATGCCCTCGGCACCACTTTCATTCAAATGAAAGTTTTTTTGTAGATTGAAGATCTTATTGAAAAATCAAATAATTTAATATTTTAGAATTGAAAAAGACCCAATTTACTGAAATATGATATTAATAAAAATAATTCAGATAAAATTTAGTATTTTTTAAAAATTACAATAATGTTAAGTAGATAATGGATTTATACAATTTGGTTTTCATTTTATTCCCTTTTCTTTAGAAATAAAGAAGAGGTGGGAAACCTTTTCAGGGTTTCATTATTTATGCATCTACTAAATTGTAAAAACTTTTTCCAGATGCTGATTTTTCAGAAATGCATTTGACGGGACCTAATGGAATTTGTTTATTGTTAATATCTTCTCGGAGTGTTTCATTTTTGAATCTATTAACTATGGCCACACGTGTAGTGTGAAATTTGTTTATTTGGTTTCCATCCACATCAAACATTTCTTTGGTGGTAATCTTTACCCCCGGGGTAACAACCTCACCTTGGGTATAATTGGAATCTTCCACAAAAGTAATTGTAAATGATTGTTCTCCAATTTTTGCCAGAGATGCACTGTTTCCTGTTATTTGGTAATCTGCTAATGTTGCTATTTTTCTTCACCTCCCAATGAGAGTTATTTGTATAATTTGATGATAAAGTGAATTATGTGTTATTTGTTGACTCAGATGGCCAGTTTGATCGATAAAAAATTATCAATTTGATCTAAAACATATTCTGCATAATCTTTAAAAACCACCCTGACTCTTGATTTTCGAGATTCATGGCAGAAAAAAAAGTTGCAAAGAAAACAGTGAAAAAAACACCTGTGAAGAAAACAACAACCAAGTCAAAAGGTGCCAAATCTAAAACAAAATCTAAAAAACAAAAAGAAGAACCATTTGTAGATGGAGGTATTGTCATAGTGGATGATGATATTGTAATTGATCAAGAGAAAGTCAATGAAGAAAGACGAGCATATCTAGAAGAGGCTCGTTCACAAGAAGCATCAGACTAGGAATCTTTATCCGATCCGGTGACATATACTATGTATGCGTGCATTATGTTTGATTACAGTCAAACCTGGAAAAGTTGATACGGTTGTAGAGATTTTAAAGAAAAAACGTAAGATTTTAAAACAAATCATGGTGGTTGCCGGACGAGCTGATATCAGCGTCTTATTGCAAGGCAATATTGATGAAATAAACAATATGGTAATTGATTTTAAAAAAATCAAAGATATCGTAACCACTGAAACTTTGATTGAAGTGGAGGTCAACATGGGATGGTAAGAGCTATAATTTTGGTTAAATCTCCAAAAAAACTAATTGCTGCAAGATTAAAGAAAATTGCTTTTGTTGCTGATTCATTTCCAACTAGTGGGCAATTTGACGCAGTTGCGATAATTGATGTTAAAGAACTGGTTCAGATAAAAGAGGTTGCAAACCAAATTCAGAAAATCAACGGAGTTGATAGAACTGAAACTATGGTTGAAGTGCAATGACGCAATTGATTTAAAGAACTTTATTGTATACTTTATGTGAACATCAAAAAAGTAGGAAATGTAATATTAGCTGTAACTGATATTGACAAATCCCTGAAATTTTACCATGAAATCATAGGGCTTCCAATAAAAAGTCAAAGAAGATCCTGGGTTGATTTGGGTACTACTGGTGCATTATTGAGTTTACATCCAGCATCACTAACTGCAAAACATATTGGCAGTTCTATAGAAAATGGAATTACTATAGGTTTCATTGTCGGTGATGTAAAATCCGCTGTTGAAGAATTAAAGTCAAAAGGTGTCACAATTCATCGTGATGTTGTTGAAAAAGATGCAGGACTAAATGCAGTAATTTTAGATCCTGATGACTATCTAATTTCTTTATTTGAACCTGTATTTGATGATAAAGATCAACAGACAGGCGGATACCAAGGATTTACGCCAGCTTAGATTGTCTTTTTAATTGAAGCGATAGTCTTCTCTAAGTCTTTTTCTTTTCTATTTACTGAGACATAGTATGTTACATTGTTTTTTTGTAAAATAACAATCGTTATTTTTTGATGTTGTAAAACAACATGTTCTAATTTTCCAATTGCTCCTACTGAATCTCGCCTTAGTGAAATTAGTGTAGATATTACAAATAATTCATTTTTGAAATCTTCTGATTGTAAAAGAGGTTTGAGGTTTGGTTTGATCATTCCAGTTAATGTTCTGCCATATGCATTAACAATTCCAGCATATCGTATATTGTCAGATATCTCTAAAATTTTTTGGCAATTTTTTCTATATTTAATTACGGTGTCTTTCCATTTATCAGCAGCAGTTTTTACCATAATCAAACTAATTTTTGAAATTAATAAGGATGTTGTCTATTTTCAATTTTTAACACTAGTAATTATTTTGAATTTTTTTCTTTGTCTAATTTTTTCTTTAATTCTAAATTTTCTTTAATCAGTTTGTCATTTTCTGTTTGTAGTGTTTCTATGGAATTTTGTCTAGTGTATGCAGGATGTCCTGGTGGTATTACGGAAGATGTCATCGTTAGCAGGCCTGCAGCGTATTGTTGATACATGTGCTGGAATCCTTGAAGTT comes from Nitrosopumilus oxyclinae and encodes:
- a CDS encoding TrmB family transcriptional regulator, with the protein product MAKETTQTSIFDSSPDSQMYEYKLSVEKVQTELLQYGLTSNQSKVFIYLGKYGSKTAPEVCKALKLPRTETYHLLSALQNKGVVSATFQHPIQFTALPLDKAIWILVNSEKERVKSLEQMEKGLSELWENIPAFDSIHDEVEEKFQMLQGSNQIHSKITEMTDSYNDEFLILGSEKDYLKLYHGDFLESFVKSKQQFRLLSACSEKTAYIFDDLERKNIKKLSKDIENHLCFILKDNGEMLFFTKNANSTEELFAMWTNSKSMVYSMKLLFESLWTNSKNIHL
- a CDS encoding RAD55 family ATPase; amino-acid sequence: MDSTYSKVKTGIPGLDSVISGGLKPGRSVTVSGPPGSGKTTFGLQFLHSGANDFDEPGIYVTLSQNIEEVKNDCKSYGWDFDNLISQDKILMIDARPFKIQDELIGKDDSLYRGEQLPFEHLTKLILSSIKRVEAKRVVIDSVTILAMQYPDKFYMRQGLQGMVQALENFGVTSLILSEYHDNDEIPLEWFVTSGIIQLRHTRIEDTMERTIQVTKMRGIKHSEQIHPIDLNSDGLQLLHPRLMP
- a CDS encoding TIGR00300 family protein encodes the protein MSKFSQEIEVGGHLIDSSILTKIFDKIMDLKGEFQVQEIEIGKKKKDQSFARLLITGKNQKHLDEILETVYRLGAVSKIQQQITLKKSPKKYVMPDNFYSTTNNHTQVFHKGKWIPVENMMMDKCIVVKNNRAFCVPVRDVKKDDQIIVGEKGIKITPPERPREGVNVFEFMGSSSSSERPTQHIAKQVADDIYNTKKKGGKIVIVGGPAIVHTGADDSVSELIRLGYIDGVLAGNALAVHDIEYATLGTSLGMNVHDATLAYHGHRNHMDTINAVFKAGSIANMVKSKKLTKGIMYECVKNNVPFVLAGSIRDDGPLPDVITDVAEAQREYKKVLKDASMVIMISTMLHSIATGNMLPANVKVIVVDISQPTVTKLMDRGTWQALGIVSDVGAFLPLIAQQIRKKK
- a CDS encoding hydrolase → MSETEKDELIDAQKQVIGILFEVIKRLQANNDLDEEYFKIISNGTKNDDRIKKIINERTENAKIVGRLLEQLET
- a CDS encoding HD domain-containing protein, which translates into the protein MILDFLKTVINLKKIPRQGWIDKLSIPHPESVADHTYSMAMMGMIISDLENYNFEKIIKMILLHDLAESKIGDYTPGQIDLVKKNEIENEAFLKILENLPVSIKSQYQIIWNEFQENNSPESQIVHQLDRLEMALQAKTYQNEGYSTEKLESFFESAKKDITHPKLKEIFRNIIENE
- a CDS encoding cob(I)yrinic acid a,c-diamide adenosyltransferase; amino-acid sequence: MKIYTKTGDDGNTGLQGNYRIGKSHPRIISYGTVDEANAALGIVLANPLEGDIRNVLTKIQNDLFLVGADLSNPNLNDVKNRVSLEMVTNLEQYIDKFELELPPLTNFILPGGDPSAAQLHYVRTVVRRAESQTVLLSEKDEINSNCIKYLNRLSDLFFVMSRLINKRKNIDDIPWKI
- a CDS encoding Lrp/AsnC ligand binding domain-containing protein is translated as MVRAIILVKSPKKLIAARLKKIAFVADSFPTSGQFDAVAIIDVKELVQIKEVANQIQKINGVDRTETMVEVQ
- a CDS encoding VOC family protein, producing the protein MNIKKVGNVILAVTDIDKSLKFYHEIIGLPIKSQRRSWVDLGTTGALLSLHPASLTAKHIGSSIENGITIGFIVGDVKSAVEELKSKGVTIHRDVVEKDAGLNAVILDPDDYLISLFEPVFDDKDQQTGGYQGFTPA